In Gracilimonas sp., a single window of DNA contains:
- a CDS encoding outer membrane beta-barrel protein produces MNTVIKKIGSLVILSILTIAVQAQSIPDEGTVGLRANFTGQTSIEVPYMLNQSFSLAPYIGINSTQDQTTNIAIGIRPRFYTGMTNAISPYFTGTLGFSNTSFSNVNNSVTDFNLGVGYGAEYFFSDQFSVSADGNLNLLFGDSATNFSTMARVSASIYF; encoded by the coding sequence ATGAATACTGTTATCAAAAAAATTGGTTCACTGGTAATTTTATCAATTCTAACAATTGCCGTTCAAGCTCAATCTATCCCGGATGAGGGAACCGTTGGACTTAGAGCAAATTTCACGGGTCAAACTTCCATTGAAGTGCCATATATGCTTAACCAAAGTTTCTCATTGGCTCCCTACATTGGAATCAATTCAACCCAAGATCAAACTACTAATATCGCTATTGGGATTCGTCCTCGCTTCTATACCGGGATGACGAACGCAATATCTCCTTACTTTACTGGTACTCTTGGATTCTCTAACACTTCATTTAGCAACGTAAACAATTCTGTAACCGACTTTAACCTTGGAGTTGGCTATGGAGCTGAATACTTCTTCTCAGATCAATTCAGCGTAAGTGCAGATGGAAACTTGAACTTACTGTTCGGTGATAGCGCTACTAACTTTTCTACAATGGCAAGAGTATCTGCGTCAATATATTTCTAG